ttattgcTATAGCTATagattcatatttttatggaCAAATAGCAATATCtttttataacttttttatgttCAATTTGATTAGTGGAGAAAATAGATATTTTGGGgacaacttttttttttattatttttttaatgtaataccatcaatatatttaacttTAGCGCcttttacatattataaGTTTTTGAACTTATTTAAAAggattgttaaaaaaaaaaaattaaaatttgatatatcAAGAATTGACAATGTAGTATATATTGCAACGTTTTCCGAAATtctaattttatcatttagtAATCACAAGGAACATAAAATACTAATCGGGTATATTCCCTTTTTAAGTATATTCACTGGGGTGGCATTATATAAGCTTGGATTAAAAGTGGGAGTGAAGGACATTTATTGTGATAGCCAAAATAAGAAGATAGAACAAGGTGAAAAGACAAAGACGGGACGCATCTTTACAATTTTAGTAAACATAAGTTTTATTCTTCATTTAATaagcattttattttttagtgtAATACATAATAGATCTCCAGAAAGGGTAGCAGCATATTTCCgaaatttaaaaacaaataatgataatgagattacaatatttataaccGATTGTTATGATATACCTTTATATTCACATATCCATCgaagatataaaattggCTTTTTAGATTGTACACctcatattaaaaatgaaaatggaaaaacaACTTATAATTGgagaaaaagaatatataacgATAATTTTggtaaacaattttttgatatatttaataatgatcATGCAAAATCAAATTATATTGaaccatatatatttgcagataaatcattttattGGTTTGGTAATAcgcattttaataaaaaaaatagatttAAGTTtgtttatgaaaaaataaatttttcatgTTTAAAGTACCGTTTTGATAATCCCTTACATGGAGAACCtccattatatatagtaacAAATTCTAACAATCTAAAACATCtcgataattttttaaaaaaatttaactATCATCAAGACACTCAACCATTCTTTTCCTATTTccaaataaatgataaatacaaaataaatgcagtttatcattttatattcaaaagGCATATTGACCAATCAATTTCATCATAAAATGGAATTTCTTTAAAATCCATAtagcataaaaaatgctCATTGATTAGTTTTgttaaattttgaaattgTATATGCCTttctacaattttttttcgtaattgtttgttattttttttttccattttttgtgtgtgcatgctaaaaaattaaattaaaaaaattttcatttaccCTTCTCTTAAAAATGTCTAGCGTTTACTAATTGCCATGCATATACAATTCTTACTTTTTGTCttcccattttttattattcttcAATAAAAGAGTTAACATAAATACTTTGtcatatcatttttattaaggacaaaattttatacaaGGATATACGAAAATAAAGGGgagagaaatatataaagaaatgaaaGTAGTTTGAGATAGGCATACTATGGGAATAATATACACACTGAAAAGAGGAAGTGGAAATGTAAAACGCATATGTGCATTATTATAACGGCTTTTTCGTTTTGTAtggtaatatatatatttattcatttaaaagAGGAAACGAATTTTAAGTTTAGGCATTATACATGTTGAAAAGCCCATTTAAGGCGTTTTATcatgttatttttacaatttttgtcattaaaaaatatgaatataaatttgaatgAAGGTTATTCGGAAATAGTTTAACACTGCGTGGGTCATGTAATACCTGAATGAGCAATAAGACAATATCaataagatatatatattttttgctaaaatatatggatgtatataatatgcatttgTTGGgatgaataataatggaaatGCAATCATGtgacaataaaataaataataaagatgccaaagaattaaattacacatataaaaacaggttaataaaaaaaataacatattttaagttttaaaaataaaaaatgtgacATATATAGACTTTCTGAAATTAGTTTATTCTTTGCTTAAATTTAATCAAGAACATAATGTAGACATATATGTTAGTATAAATGTTCGTACCTTTTTATCCTTGTTTGAAATAATATGAGCTTTCTCTATTCAAactgaaatatttatgtgtgCGATTATAAACTTATTTATAGCAAAAGAAACAAACTTAATGAAATAGAATTGGGCTATAATAAGGAGTgcaattataaaatgtttttttttatagttcAATTGCAGCAGAAGTTAAAAGAAttagaaaaggaaaatgaAAGTTAGACCTGCTTACATTTTACTGCAAATACGCAATTAATGCATTGCTCCATGTGATGTTTGATAAGACAATACGTTTTAGTTgcattgttatatatacactCTTATTTTGTCCATACCTGTGTTTCACTTTCCCTCTTCTTTTCTTTCCCCTCCTTTTCAggattaaaaatattattgaaaaGATATAACAAAGATACTATAGAccatgataataaaatgataaagaaagttttgttcatattaagttgcataatatttgttattatttttttcttattttaaatttatggcatatttatgataatataaaaaaaaaagtggaatactaaaaatttcaatatatttaaaaactttttattctttCATTCAAACTGTgcaaattaacaaaaatacttcgaaacaaaagaaaaaaaaagtaaacaTGTTTAGAATACTAAGAATGTATTATCCAAATGGAAAATGCATTAAACGCATATGCATCTATgcgaattaataaaaacatatatccactttttaaatatattttccatattttatcTGATCACAattctaaaaatatgaaaccCTTTATTCttcttaaaatatatagccATATAAATCTCATTTATATGAATCAAATTGAATAGAAAATGACAAAATGTGACAAAATGTAACAAGCAAACAATGAATAAAAGGTGCTAGTAATAATACTAGGGGCAAAAAACATAttgttaattataattttgagtAAGCTGGAGACATGTAACAATGTAGACAAAATTAAACAAGCATATCTGTgcaatatgcatatacatatgtgtgTGCCTCTTTTTTAAGAATTTACGCCAATGAGCATTTGATCGGATTTGCTTAAATAAGAGCTTGGATCGGCACTTATAAAGGGATTTGAATTGAAACGcgtatttatttcattttctaagGGTATTTCTTGTGAtatgttattatatgtatttggAGTGACATCACAATATTCATCTTCTGCTTCTTTTCCTTGACAATTAACTTCACAACATGCTGAGAATATTCCTTTTATGTTAGTGTTATTTTTGGGAGTATATTGATCTACATATTCATCTCCAATAGGTACATATCCTTGAGGTGATTGTAAATCATTATGTGTATAGTCAGGTATTTtaggatttttttttaccatTACAGGAGGTATATGTTTGATGGTTTGTACTGGGTATGGGACAATTAATGGTGGTGGGCATTCTAAATTTACATCAAATTTAGGCACAAacttttgtatatatataattttttcaattggCTTCCATACATATTGTACTTCATCGACATATTTTGGTATTTCTATAATTTTGGGAACTCTTTTTTCAACTGTATCAACAACAACTTCTCTTTCCACTATTTTatcaacatattttatttcaggGACTTCTACTTCAACTATTTTTTGCTCaccaatatatttaactaTAGGCCTAGGAACTTCATGTATTTCCCATTTGGGAACAAATTTATGTGTATATCCTGTAATAATAGgtattataatttctttatCTACATACTTGACATTTGGAATCTCTACATTAGAGCATTGTAGTTTTATATCTAATTTGGGTATATCATGTTTAATATTCTGATTATATACTTTTGGAACAACAAAATCGGTTACTTCAACTTGTGGtactaaaataattttatctcTTCTTAGTATACCTTGAACTACTGATACTGGTATTATTGGTTGTGAACAttgtaattttaatttcccTTCATTCGTCCAAGaccataattttttgggTTCACCATTTGAATCAGTTGGAATAGGACAATTTTGGTCATCATATAAAGTTTCAGTTTCTGAAATATTTGTATCTCGAGGGGCATGATATGGTGACACTTGTCCTGGAATTTTATGGTCTTGTGCTTTGAATGGCAATGCTTGTCTTTCCCTACCTAATCCATACAACGAAGGAATATATTGAGTATTCATTGGTTCgtcattatattcattttccATTCTATAAGTATTTTGATCATTCATATAGTTATATGTATCATTCAAATCATTGTTTTGTTCATTCATGTAATTGTTTTTGCTTGTATTGCTTATATATTCTATTTCTTTGTTTTCGTCATCATagtaatttttaattttgctTTGATCACTACTTAATGAGTTTTCTTCTTCTAAACTTGGGTCATAACTTATCTCCGAATTTTTGTTCATTTTCAAGAggattttatatgtatctCTATTAGATTGTTCAATCTTTCAAGCTCCAGCTATAGGTGTTATTGCTGTAATGgtgttatattttattctatttattttaaaaaaaatttaatatttatctgAGATTAGTTACGACTTGCAAAATTTAGCATATTTACAAAGATATGcacactttttttattttaatgatGAGCcacaaaaattaatagCATGTCTTCAACACACAAGCAGCattaaagaaaacaaacagtaagaaatataaacatgtatatatagagagaaatatataaaacaataatatttctaattttaaatacgtgggaaatttaataaaatggtGTCCATATTATCGTTCtacttaaaaattaatggacaattttatcaatgcaagaataatttttttttttttaattcttatTTGGACAACGAAAAAAAACCATAAATATTCAATCTAAAGTCTACAAATGGAACGAAATTACACAAAAggataataattattaatttttttaagataTAACAATAACAACAATGTAAAAGATATAATTCATACATCGAAgttattcatatatgtGCATGTTAAAAATTAACGTGTTTTAATACATAATTTCACACTCcttgaaataatttttttataatttatgtttaatttttggatttatttaaatgtgtgcacatttttatttttatttttattttatacttAAAAAGCTATACCCAAAACAtgtctttatttttcaaaaaaagcTATAATTATGAcatgtgcatataaaatGACTATTTTTGTagaatttttatgtacaaGCAAgaaatattgtaaaaaagtTACTTATAACAACTAATAACCaggtaaataattttaaataaataaaaaatatatagatatattaaattgaaatattttagcaaatctataaaataaagtaaaaattttttgaatatattccattagaaaaaaaataaaaaaatataagtttCCATATGTTGGATGTTAGGTATAATCAAAACCAAAAATGCATACAatgcttaaaaaatatatatcattacgAAAAGGATTATTTCGTGTgatcaaataaatgaatgacaaaaatgtatatatgtatacataacATACAATctatatttctatatacATAGCCGATTAACAGAAAGacaagtaaaaataataattgtacttaattttaaaactatggtttttttttgtttttcaataagatttattaaagaaatgtaaaaaaaaaaaatgtaatttcattatatataatttttttaaacatacACAATAGGCcaaatgtttataaaaaaattgtacacatgcatatatattttatattaattaaatttagaaTATAACGTCATCATCCGCTTGGATATTTGCATAATTGTTCGTCGCTTTTACATGTTTGTGTCCACCATTATCCGGTAGGGCATGGTCTTCAGTTGcatcatttaaattttcagtttttttttcctttattttctttaatctGTAAAATTCTTCCCTTTCAATTTCATCTAATTCTTTAATAATGTAGTTTATTCCTCCCTCTAATCGAGGTAGCACAATATTGTTCAAAGCGTTTACCCTTCTATTcgtcatttttatttcttcatcgagtgaaaaaaaagcgacctataaaaaataataaaaattaatatgcgataaaagaatattatatagaaGAATAATTTATGGTTGGAATtatgtttcatttttttttttaacgaACCTGCATAGATGCCAATTTTACTAGCATATTTAGACattgtaaataattttctcgTGTGTTATTAATAACTTGGCCTCCTGCAGCAACCCCTAAGTTACCAAGTACATCAACAGTAGGGTCTATGTGCACTTGGAATATGGGCAGTTTAACACCAGCAACATTATTAGTAGATAATGATAAGGTAACAACTGGTCTTTTTATTCCTTCAATAATTTGACCTTTAAAATCACCAGCAGCCCATACAGATTTTGCTAATGCAAAGGAAGCATTCCTCATATCTTCTCCAACCTTATTTTTAGTCTAAAATATGGATAAAAAGTAGGAAAAGGACATAAGTATAAGACATAGTTCGtgatataatttgtattaaatatgaacaaagcAATTGcggatttaaaaaatgttaccTTTACAATATCTTTTAATACATCtctaaaatgaataaataaagcatcactttttttttttaataaagaaTACCCTTGGAATGcactttttttcttctgcTTCATCAAATGCAGGGTtctaaaaagaaaacaaaatcaaataaaaataataaaattcgaAAAGATAacacaaaattataagatatgtaataattttattttgatttaaaaTGGGAATTAAGTTGGATTAATGCATAAATCATGAGcatattcattttcattttttcagTGTCTAACATTCTAGATGGTACTGGTGTTGATTCGTCGAGGGCCCCcattaaaaaagatatgTAGCTTTACagttttgtattattttgttctttAAAATTAGTGTAATAATAGAAACTCTATATAAAGAGATATATCACTAGCGTTTGTACAAAAGACACCACAAATGTGTTTGAAGagaataacaaaataaaagcaGCTATTATAgaatattaacaaaattgtAGAAATGATTATACATGCAAAGGTAAAGATACTGCTAATAATCCTAACgctattaataaaaaaaggtaaaaataataaacttaaaaaaatagatatttatttatattacaaatagaagataaaataaaagtgcatgtatttttattagtataataaaatacagtcacatcaataatattaaaataatatcaacatatgaattatggtaaatacaaaaaaaaataagagaaaaaaagtGTGACtatacatgtatatatttatgtatatgtatgtgcgaatattttatttacattaagaaacaaaaattaaatttggaGCATCTTATGTATGATGCATATCCTATAACAAGAAATCatcacacacatatatatatttatttatatgggcacacgaaaaaaatagtattttttctattattaacaaaaaaatatatatatatagcctCGGAAATGTCTACTATAttagaatatatttatatgtaaatatatatatatatacaatgaTTTGATgcttttcaaaataaagcatataattcttttgcatataaactataagaataaaaaaataggaaCAAAATGTTGGTTTTTATTCttgatatatttgttttatggGTAATGTATGGTGTATAATAATTGGAGGCGGCtataatatgtaaatttCGAATATGCATAGTCACataattttcttaatttaaacttttgttaattatttttgataaataattttaatatatacagcatgttttttcttcttaaaaatatggatataaactgatgtttcttttttcttgtttttattttgggtATTTTTTGCTAATCTTCCCAAAGTggtatatgtatgtatatttttttttttttaatttaagtactgaataaataaattacatTATAAAGGTACATTTACTAACTACGCGTTTCcacaataaataatgtaaatggatacatatatgtagtTTAATACCACAgagaaattattttattcttatatatatattatatatattttttttataatatatttaaatattttgtgttttattttttcagttccaaaaattaatcaataaaaaattaggataaaaaaaattgagaaTAAATCGTATAACATTTATTCcatgtgaaaaaaaaaaaaaaatttacaacaggagatatatttattattttccctCCCctctttatataaattttgggaatgcattataatatacatattataatcttttaatttgattttttttaaatatattttttttacaaaatttgatgaaatattattccCAAAATAAAGCGACGGTATAATAGGGATGGAAAAATATGTCTTACTTATTAtagtattaaaatatttatccacatgaattattaagagaatatatttttttatgtataccatgtgtatattattatgacaGGGAAAGCCTTGTTATaccattttttgataataagaATGATTTGATCGATTTTATTAAGAccaatatatcatttatttttgttaataaaatattgataaattttgtatttatttattttatatattttttttaaaatgtttatttttaaaagtaaaaaataatgaattacatatttatatgcattttttttaattgctatgagataaaataatatataaaattttggaTATGCTcataatgaataataaactatataaaataaatggaaaaaaaaaatacagttTCATAATATACACATGTGGGAATTATGCATTTCTTCTGGTTATTCCTTTAAACAATTTGATGGTGTAGAAATGgaaacaaaattttaataaattctGTTTCTAAGGAATGGATACCTATATTTGATCGTCCTTggttatttcatttttttatcgtttatttttttttttttccagaTTTATTTTGATCATTGGTAGTTTTAGCTGCTGCTTTTTTGTCAACTTTGACATTTTTGCTATCAGCTTTTGCTTGTTTTTCATTgacttttttgttttcaacTTTTTTGGATTTTTCAGATTTTTCTGATTTTTTGTCTACATTCTTTTTAGTTTTTGATTTATCAtctttactatttttttccttatcattttttttagcatCTTTGGAgatgttttttttgactTTAAGTTTCTTTCCTACATcatctttttttgtaaCTAATTcgcttttatattttctaagAAGTTGTTTGTATTCTTTCATGGCTTTCTTTTTCTCAGCAATACGTTTTTCTTTAGCAGCAATAAGGGATCTCTTTCTAAGTAATCTTTTTTCTGTAACAAGTCTTTGAATTTTGGGTTTAATAAATCTggtttttccatttttggTTATAGCTCTTCCaattacatattttctAACATCATCAGTTTTATCAagattaaataattttctgaTTTTGGTAGCTCTTTTTGGtcctaatttttttcctacTGCTTTATCAGTTAAACCTTCGATTTCATTAGCACCTTTTTTAACTAAGGCTAAATTAAGAGCTGATAAATCTTGACCTACTATACATCCTCTAACggattttctttttttttctcccTTCTTTCTTGGTCTATAGCATTTCAtaccttttttaaataaaagcCTTACACGGTGGTTAGTTAAAACACCTTGCATCATTGGAAATCCTTGTTTGTCATTACCTCCAGTt
This region of Plasmodium chabaudi chabaudi strain AS genome assembly, chromosome: 13 genomic DNA includes:
- a CDS encoding GPI mannosyltransferase 3, putative, with the protein product MLSSNFLKVRGSILRSVLSKYSLFYLIIFRIFNSVFVQTAFFPDEYAQSVEISHYMVFGYGHMPWEWEPCISLRSIVHPLFYAILFYILKISKLDSPFLVLYVPKIFQGICAAFGDYIFIKLIIHWYCILYYIKGKKQEEFYNFIVTILACYFFCWFNFYSICRTSSNSFEYLFNIVGVYYLSKNYYPNIILQAYSQNKIKYHVNHDVSPNESSKCEVDNFDDRKNNNPYKRREIKIVKDNEQTNETELIKNQSFYDSSKCLNFVNNDNNNFFSISDDFYKNKKYHIKNFILSLFFSSVCVLIRPSALLFWLVIYFFYAIKVVHSSTIGVCDKDASWEQIQRSSNKLTWIEVLSIGMIYTILFLIIAIAIDSYFYGQIAISFYNFFMFNLISGENRYFGDNFFFYYFFNVIPSIYLTLAPFTYYKFLNLFKRIVKKKKLKFDISRIDNVVYIATFSEILILSFSNHKEHKILIGYIPFLSIFTGVALYKLGLKVGVKDIYCDSQNKKIEQGEKTKTGRIFTILVNISFILHLISILFFSVIHNRSPERVAAYFRNLKTNNDNEITIFITDCYDIPLYSHIHRRYKIGFLDCTPHIKNENGKTTYNWRKRIYNDNFGKQFFDIFNNDHAKSNYIEPYIFADKSFYWFGNTHFNKKNRFKFVYEKINFSCLKYRFDNPLHGEPPLYIVTNSNNLKHLDNFLKKFNYHQDTQPFFSYFQINDKYKINAVYHFIFKRHIDQSISS
- a CDS encoding inner membrane complex protein 1k, putative — encoded protein: MNKNSEISYDPSLEEENSLSSDQSKIKNYYDDENKEIEYISNTSKNNYMNEQNNDLNDTYNYMNDQNTYRMENEYNDEPMNTQYIPSLYGLGRERQALPFKAQDHKIPGQVSPYHAPRDTNISETETLYDDQNCPIPTDSNGEPKKLWSWTNEGKLKLQCSQPIIPVSVVQGILRRDKIILVPQVEVTDFVVPKVYNQNIKHDIPKLDIKLQCSNVEIPNVKYVDKEIIIPIITGYTHKFVPKWEIHEVPRPIVKYIGEQKIVEVEVPEIKYVDKIVEREVVVDTVEKRVPKIIEIPKYVDEVQYVWKPIEKIIYIQKFVPKFDVNLECPPPLIVPYPVQTIKHIPPVMVKKNPKIPDYTHNDLQSPQGYVPIGDEYVDQYTPKNNTNIKGIFSACCEVNCQGKEAEDEYCDVTPNTYNNISQEIPLENEINTRFNSNPFISADPSSYLSKSDQMLIGVNS
- a CDS encoding V-type proton ATPase subunit D, putative — translated: MGALDESTPVPSRITLHLMKQKKKSAFQGYSLLKKKSDALFIHFRDVLKDIVKTKNKVGEDMRNASFALAKSVWAAGDFKGQIIEGIKRPVVTLSLSTNNVAGVKLPIFQVHIDPTVDVLGNLGVAAGGQVINNTRENYLQCLNMLVKLASMQVAFFSLDEEIKMTNRRVNALNNIVLPRLEGGINYIIKELDEIEREEFYRLKKIKEKKTENLNDATEDHALPDNGGHKHVKATNNYANIQADDDVIF
- a CDS encoding 40S ribosomal protein S6, putative, whose protein sequence is MKLNISNPLNNVQKSIEIDDEKKLLPFMERRIGNVVPGDSIGEEFSGYIFRITGGNDKQGFPMMQGVLTNHRVRLLFKKGMKCYRPRKKGEKKRKSVRGCIVGQDLSALNLALVKKGANEIEGLTDKAVGKKLGPKRATKIRKLFNLDKTDDVRKYVIGRAITKNGKTRFIKPKIQRLVTEKRLLRKRSLIAAKEKRIAEKKKAMKEYKQLLRKYKSELVTKKDDVGKKLKVKKNISKDAKKNDKEKNSKDDKSKTKKNVDKKSEKSEKSKKVENKKVNEKQAKADSKNVKVDKKAAAKTTNDQNKSGKKKK